One genomic region from Yarrowia lipolytica chromosome 1C, complete sequence encodes:
- a CDS encoding mitochondrial 37S ribosomal protein mS29 (Compare to YALI0C13706g, similar to Saccharomyces cerevisiae RSM23 (YGL129C); ancestral locus Anc_6.227, weakly similar to uniprot|Q01163 Saccharomyces cerevisiae YGL129c RSM23): protein MLRRLTSSQPSLAALGQTRGYAAASAKTKNIKKKENFQKTRSLGFKLKKAAPTEKKKISGNAMVKPFAQTVHRAAKVSDVSEIPAIDAETLKSAEPVVLSYQGDVSKTCAIGSAFSPKRGFELLGERTTLLRKESRDVFKALDSQSRIILTGPTNSGKRELLTHAMAYAKTNGWIVLPAPQLLQYINGTSDYTLTESGRLDLLRRNCEFFQKLAAMNKEALEKTKLSKDYSFGQIKLTKDNSIYDLAKKSVPARFQAGDIFDAVIYELSLLKQKVLQPVYEVDILARPTEYRTPEYKQIQGRDLQLAQLIKSPPQNFVQIITAHEGDETAVALGKKQAADFVYEPKFDPSMVELIKTGHVIEVAPVSALESGLLLDYYESRGLTLKGRELLHVTSGGLLGELWRHVRAY from the coding sequence ATGTTGCGCCGACTGACCTCTTCGCAGCCTTCGCTCGCGGCTCTGGGACAGACCCGAGGCTATGCCGCGGCATCcgccaagaccaagaacatcaagaagaaggaaaacTTCCAGAAAACCCGGTCGCTGGGCTTCAAGCTTAAGAAGGCCGCTCCCAccgaaaagaagaagatcagCGGCAATGCCATGGTCAAGCCTTTTGCCCAGACGGTCCATCGGGCTGCCAAGGTGTCGGACGTGTCCGAGATTCCCGCCATTGACGCCGAAACCCTCAAGTCCGCCGAACCCGTGGTTCTGTCCTACCAGGGAGACGTGTCCAAGACCTGTGCCATCGGGTCTGCCTTTTCTCCCAAGCGAGGcttcgagctgctgggAGAACGAACGACGCTCCTGAGAAAGGAGTCGCGAGACGTGTTCAAAGCGCTGGACTCGCAGAGCCGGATCATTCTGACCGGACCCACCAACTCCGGAAAACGAGAACTGCTCACCCACGCCATGGCCTATGCCAAGACCAACGGCTGGATCGTGCTGCCCGCCCCTCAGTTGCTGCAGTACATCAACGGAACCTCGGACTACACCCTGACCGAGTCTGGGCGACTGGATCTGCTGCGACGAAATTGCGAGTTTTTCCAGAAGCTCGCAGCCATGAACAAGGAGGCGCTTGAAAAGACCAAGCTATCTAAGGACTACTCGTTTGGCCAGATCAAACTGACCAAGGACAACTCCATTTACGATCTCGCCAAGAAAAGCGTGCCCGCCCGGTTCCAGGCCGGAGACATTTTCGACGCCGTCATCTACGAGCTGTCTCTTCTCAAACAAAAGGTGCTGCAACCAGTCTACGAGGTGGACATTCTGGCCCGACCCACCGAGTACCGAACCCCGGAATACAAACAAATCCAGGGCCGTGACTTGCAGCTGGCTCAGCTCATCAAGTCGCCCCCGCAAAACTTTGTGCAGATCATCACTGCCCACGAAGGAGACGAGACCGCGGTGGCACTGGGCAAAAAACAGGCCGCCGACTTTGTCTACGAGCCCAAGTTTGACCCATCCATGgtcgagctcatcaagaccggtcacgtgatcgaggTGGCCCCCGTGTCGGCGCTCGAGTCCGGTCTGCTGCTCGATTACTACGAGTCTCGGGGCCTGACGCTCAAGGGTCGGGAATTGTTGCATGTCACCTCTGGTGGTCTGCTTGGCGAGCTCTGGCGACATGTCCGGGCTTATTAG
- a CDS encoding uncharacterized protein (Truncated form of YALI0C13728g, no similarity), translating to MYAEEPGPEKREAKKRRKKKGKKRQKKWPKKWPKKWPKKWPKKWPKKWPKKKKKKRRRKHTWNHLRAPPTPPPKRSQRLSGPGHVITAFVSRACHGWLFRRQFLPSSERQVGAKFNVATKVTKLTSKERPDGRAQEWSWSWSGELGFLWSVCGRFMVVPTSSVVVCVRFAVCVRFAVCVRFAVCVRFAVCVVSPLVSVSPLVSFGLVSKTQTPTTNTNHQHCPLLAIDTCSRLLTATASPRHPVTPSPRHPVT from the coding sequence ATGTATGCTGAAGAGCCAGGGCCAGAGAAAAGAGAGGCAAAAAAGaggcggaaaaaaaaaggcaaAAAAAGGCAAAAAAAGTGGCCGAAAAAGTGGCCGAAAAAGTGGCCGAAAAAGTGGCCAAAAAAGTGGCCGAAAAAGTGGccaaaaaagaagaaaaaaaaaagaagaagaaaacaCACCTGGAATCACCTCCGGGCCCCCCCCACACCTCCCCCTAAAAGATCGCAACGCCTTTCTGGTccgggtcacgtgatcacaGCTTTTGTCTCACGCGCTTGTCATGGCTGGCTGTTTCGACGTCAGTTTCTACCATCTTCTGAAAGACAAGTTGGTGCAAAGTTCAACGTTGCCACCAAGGTCACCAAACTAACGTCAAAAGAGAGACCAGACGGACGAGCGCAAgagtggagttggagttggagtggAGAGTTGGGCTTTTTGTGGTCGGTTTGTGGTCGTTTTATGGTCGTCCCGACATCGTCGGTCGTAGTTTGTGTCCGTTTCGCCGTTTGTGTCCGTTTCGCCGTTTGTGTCCGTTTCGCCGTTTGTGTCCGTTTCgccgtttgtgtcgtttcgCCGCTCGTGTCCGTTTCACCGCTTGTGTCGTTTGGCCTTGTGTCCAAAACACAGACtccaaccaccaacaccaaccaccaACATTGCCCTCTTCTAGCCATTGACACTTGCTCTCGATTACTCACTGCGACAGCgtctcctcgtcatccCGTCACCCCGTCACCCCGTCACCCCGTCACCTGA
- a CDS encoding uncharacterized protein (Compare to YALI0C13750g, some similarities with uniprot|P33749 Saccharomyces cerevisiae YKL062w MSN4 transcriptional activator), with translation MTTYDLNYDYSFESLDSFDYLSESQVSTAATSPGVYDYSGFYGDHKAHAGGHSGGVVGHNGNVGGHSGHKMPLSPATPMQTPRQSEYNHMITPATIMSRAYSTSSTPFVGMKLNFETPVSESCGADSLLTPQSISMDRSHSLPESGVNPFYAPFELNQDVVSDAESGNSPTDSSSSSESLVESALAPPLFTNPFYKPQSFVKGEQGDHVSEPSPAQVTESPSHVTQMESMASMASMASMSPSPSPLEESMSAKAAKLALSLVDESKNSANSAMPANQSLFKSPEVQNLYSIIHTPHTPTVVPHNGVLSVSPEFEFTVCEKKFVCKHCDKRFKRHEHLKRHMKIHTDDRPFCCDIEGCGRKFSRSDNFRAHRRTHMKKGGRNSFVEGLQDQYTHRQKRRC, from the coding sequence ATGACCACCTACGATCTCAACTACGACTACTCCTTTGAGTCTCTGGACTCGTTTGACTACTTGTCCGAGAGCCAGGTGTCGACCGCCGCCACTAGTCCCGGTGTTTATGACTATTCGGGCTTTTATGGAGATCACAAGGCCCATGCTGGAGGTCACAGCGGCGGAGTTGTGGGTCACAACGGCAATGTCGGGGGTCACAGCGGCCACAAGATGCCTCTGTCTCCCGCCACTCCGATGCAGACTCCTCGACAGTCCGAGTACAACCACATGATCACTCCGGCGACCATCATGTCTCGGGCCTATTCGACCTCGTCGACCCCGTTTGTTGGCATGAAGCTCAACTTTGAGACCCCGGTGTCGGAATCTTGTGGCGCTGATTCGCTACTCACTCCCCAGTCCATTTCCATGGACCGATCGCACTCGCTTCCCGAGTCCGGCGTCAACCCGTTCTACGCTCCGTTCGAGCTTAACCAGGACGTGGTTTCCGACGCCGAGAGCGGCAACTCCCCCACcgactcgtcgtcatcgtccGAGTCTCTCGTGGAGTCCGCCCTCGCCCCGCCCCTGTTCACAAACCCTTTTTACAAGCCCCAGTCGTTTGTCAAGGGCGAGCAGGGTGATCACGTGTCCGAGCCTTCGCCGGCGCAAGTGACCGAGTCGCCCTCGCATGTGACCCAAATGGAGTCGATGGCATCCATGGCGTCGATGGCTTCAATGTCTCCCTCGCCCTCGcctctggaggagagcaTGTCTGCCAAGGCGGCCAAGTTGGCACTTTCGCTGGTCGACGAGTCCAAGAACTCGGCCAACTCAGCAATGCCTGCCAACCAGTCGTTGTTCAAGTCACCCGAGGTCCAGAACCTCTACTCCATCATCCACACCCCGCACACCCCCACTGTGGTGCCGCACAACGGTGTCTTGTCGGTGTCGCCCGAGTTTGAGTTCACCGTGTGCGAGAAGAAGTTTGTGTGCAAGCACTGCGACAAGCGGTTCAAGCGCCACGAGCATCTCAAGCGCCACATGAAGATCCATACCGACGATCGGCCCTTTTGCTGCGATATTGAGGGCTGCGGACGCAAGTTTTCGCGATCCGACAACTTCCGGGCCCATCGACGGACCCACATGAAGAAGGGCGGCCGAAACTCGTTTGTCGAGGGCCTTCAGGACCAGTACACTCATCGACAGAAGCGGCGATGTTAA